The following proteins are encoded in a genomic region of Sebastes fasciatus isolate fSebFas1 chromosome 12, fSebFas1.pri, whole genome shotgun sequence:
- the gbp gene encoding glycogen synthase kinase binding protein: MPCRKENYIFLEQSVTVDSKEVDALVVKIGEALQLHNNNNNNSGGVHHHHHQKKTVSVSMACLHGGVKPVSGLSSGASPVQKHQGCCMRLRGQHRGHHRGSSRASPYHVTGSNGETDWDQIKPWNRKRITVEEDDDPHRLLQELILSGNLIKEAVRRLQFTAADCADLPNKTVPAADNVPS, encoded by the coding sequence ATGCCGTGTCGGAAGGAGAACTACATCTTTTTGGAGCAGTCCGTCACCGTGGACTCTAAAGAAGTGGACGCGCTGGTGGTGAAGATTGGCGAGGCGCTGCAgctccacaacaacaacaacaacaacagcggcggcgtccaccaccaccaccaccagaagAAGACGGTGTCCGTGTCCATGGCCTGCCTGCACGGCGGGGTCAAACCGGTCAGCGGTTTGAGCTCGGGAGCATCTCCGGTGCAGAAACACCAGGGCTGCTGCATGCGGCTCCGGGGACAGCACCGGGGACACCACCGGGGGAGCAGCCGGGCGAGTCCGTACCACGTCACCGGATCTAACGGAGAGACGGACTGGGACCAAATCAAACCGTGGAACAGGAAGAGGATCACCGTGGAGGAGGACGATGATCCGCACCGGCTGCTGCAGGAGCTCATTTTATCGGGTAACCTGATCAAAGAGGCCGTGAGGAGGCTGCAGTTCACCGCGGCGGACTGTGCAGATTTACCCAACAAGACGGTGCCGGCGGCGGACAATGTGCCCTCCTGA
- the LOC141779825 gene encoding prolyl-tRNA synthetase associated domain-containing protein 1-like — protein MNTFQMKAEPRFVKSLWPVSARHDRQVNLNDLAKKLGVGGGNLRFVDEAAMLEKLKVDQGCATALALLFDKDQIVKFVLDRDLVEGGHEMVYFHPMINTTTMGRRPDDLLCFLKETGQEPVLESLILANVLLPSGSHFQSKMAEAGR, from the exons ATGAATACATTTCAAATGAAAGCTGAGCCTCGGTTTGTG AAAAGCTTGTGGCCGGTGTCGGCTCGCCACGACCGCCAGGTGAACCTCAATGACCTCGCCAAGAAGCTTGGTGTCGGCGGCGGCAACCTGCGCTTTGTAGACGAGGCGGCCATGTTGGAGAAACTCAAGGTGGATCAGGGCTGTGCGACAGCTCTGGCTCTGCTCTTCGACAAGGACCAGATCGTGAAATTCGTCCTGGACCGGGACCTGGTGGAGGGAGGGCACGAAATGGTCTACTTCCACCCCATGATCAACACCACCACCATGGGGCGCCGACCGGACGACCTGCTGTGCTTCCTCAAGGAGACGGGACAAGAACCCGTTCTGGAGAGCTTAATTTTG gcgaaCGTTTTACTGCCGTctggtagtcactttcagtccaaaatggcggaagctgggcgctga